One Tumebacillus amylolyticus DNA segment encodes these proteins:
- the cotE gene encoding outer spore coat protein CotE, translating to MSTEKDYRAREIITNAVCGKGSKYSQTTFTIFPGNRPTTIGGCWVMNHTFEAQLVGDAVEVVGNFDINVWYSYDGNSETAIAKDTVSYSESIPLRDLDPHCTRDGLRVSAKAVQQPNCLDANVVDNGSEILVRVEKELYVEIIGQTKVWVLTVDAPNFKDVEDDGEDDVYEEDDFED from the coding sequence ATGAGCACTGAGAAAGACTATCGCGCCCGGGAGATCATTACCAACGCGGTCTGCGGCAAAGGCAGCAAATACTCCCAGACCACCTTCACAATCTTTCCGGGGAACCGTCCTACCACCATTGGTGGCTGCTGGGTGATGAACCATACCTTTGAGGCTCAGCTGGTGGGGGACGCCGTCGAAGTGGTCGGCAACTTTGATATCAACGTTTGGTACTCGTACGACGGCAACAGCGAGACGGCAATCGCCAAGGACACCGTTTCCTACAGCGAATCGATCCCGCTGCGTGACCTCGACCCGCACTGCACCCGCGACGGACTGCGTGTGAGCGCAAAAGCGGTTCAACAACCGAACTGCCTCGACGCCAACGTCGTTGACAACGGCAGCGAGATCTTGGTCCGCGTAGAGAAAGAACTGTACGTCGAAATCATCGGCCAAACGAAAGTTTGGGTACTCACCGTTGATGCGCCGAACTTCAAAGACGTGGAAGACGACGGCGAAGACGATGTGTACGAAGAAGACGATTTCGAAGACTGA
- a CDS encoding YheC/YheD family protein produces MNQLRSSLVLSIPRKNMEEWGLQNGRTVGVQFGSLRGQAVVRRLDRAEDGGASLHFAGAQLEWGRTGLSGSLTFNQKDGVRIGPVIGVMTLGVKDDLKRPVGGRTKLLGDFVRAARELNALCFLFNASDVDWSRGLVKGVTLVSGKTGPTWRMRTFPLPDVVYNRIPHRNGEVSAVVMRAKKEFRERDIPLFNERFVNKREMYAYMLGQEQTKELIPRTDRMRNPDGLERFCRTHPYVYLKPIGGSLGMGILAVKRRADHFVTRYRKQGRHRTAKFREARSLYSFVKRYNPDRIYMMQEGIHLMQHEGNPTDFRVHMHKNGSGHWQVAGIGAKIAGKGAVTTHVHNGGHVLSGDEVFRDWYGPEAELMRERVTEVAVRVAQTMEGMLEGPVGEWGLDVGIDESRRIWVFEANAKPGRAIFDHPDLQEAGRRSARFLIEYAAHLARFPVSRGGGSE; encoded by the coding sequence GTGAACCAACTCCGATCATCTCTCGTTCTCTCCATCCCCCGCAAGAACATGGAAGAGTGGGGCTTGCAAAACGGTCGCACGGTGGGAGTTCAGTTTGGCTCCCTCCGTGGTCAGGCGGTGGTGCGCAGGCTGGATCGCGCCGAAGACGGCGGAGCGAGTTTGCACTTTGCGGGGGCTCAGCTCGAGTGGGGCCGTACTGGTCTGTCCGGCTCCTTGACGTTCAATCAAAAAGACGGCGTGCGAATCGGCCCGGTGATCGGGGTCATGACGCTTGGAGTCAAAGACGATCTCAAGCGCCCGGTCGGTGGACGCACCAAACTGCTCGGCGACTTCGTGCGGGCGGCCCGCGAATTGAATGCGCTCTGCTTCCTGTTCAACGCCTCAGACGTCGATTGGTCGCGCGGTCTCGTCAAGGGAGTGACGCTGGTTTCCGGCAAGACCGGCCCGACTTGGCGGATGCGCACGTTCCCATTGCCCGATGTCGTCTACAACCGCATCCCGCATCGCAACGGAGAAGTCTCCGCCGTCGTCATGCGTGCGAAAAAGGAATTCCGCGAGCGGGACATTCCGCTTTTTAACGAACGCTTTGTCAACAAGCGGGAGATGTACGCGTATATGCTGGGGCAAGAGCAGACCAAAGAACTGATCCCGCGCACCGATCGCATGCGAAATCCGGACGGCTTGGAGCGATTCTGTCGCACGCATCCCTACGTGTATCTCAAACCGATCGGTGGCAGCCTCGGCATGGGCATCCTCGCCGTGAAACGCCGAGCCGACCATTTTGTCACGAGATATCGCAAGCAAGGTCGGCACCGGACGGCGAAGTTTCGCGAAGCTCGCTCTCTCTACTCGTTCGTGAAACGCTACAACCCCGATCGCATCTATATGATGCAAGAGGGCATCCACCTCATGCAACACGAGGGCAACCCGACCGATTTTCGCGTACACATGCACAAAAACGGCTCCGGCCACTGGCAGGTCGCAGGCATCGGAGCCAAGATCGCGGGCAAGGGGGCCGTGACGACCCACGTTCATAACGGCGGGCACGTGCTTTCCGGCGACGAAGTGTTCCGCGATTGGTACGGTCCGGAAGCAGAGTTGATGCGAGAACGGGTGACAGAAGTGGCGGTTCGTGTGGCGCAGACGATGGAAGGCATGCTGGAAGGCCCGGTCGGCGAATGGGGGCTCGATGTCGGGATCGACGAGAGCCGTCGGATCTGGGTGTTTGAAGCGAACGCCAAGCCGGGGCGGGCGATTTTTGACCATCCGGATCTCCAAGAAGCGGGACGGCGCTCTGCCCGTTTCCTCATTGAATATGCGGCGCATCTCGCCCGCTTTCCCGTCTCTCGGGGAGGGGGGTCCGAATGA
- a CDS encoding copper amine oxidase N-terminal domain-containing protein translates to MKKRWMAVLVASVFVVGAAQPVGASEGNIAVTLEGKAVVFDPQPEVIHDRTMVPVRAIFEALGGQVQWKEATQTVTAVQGDTTIQLKVGSSIGKVNDEYYDLDAAPLQKNDRILVPLRFIAEALYQMVL, encoded by the coding sequence ATGAAAAAAAGATGGATGGCTGTTCTCGTCGCTTCGGTGTTCGTCGTCGGGGCAGCGCAGCCTGTAGGAGCAAGTGAAGGGAACATCGCCGTGACGCTTGAGGGCAAAGCAGTCGTGTTCGACCCACAACCGGAGGTGATCCACGACCGGACGATGGTACCAGTGCGCGCGATCTTCGAAGCGTTGGGCGGGCAGGTTCAATGGAAGGAAGCGACGCAAACCGTAACGGCCGTACAGGGCGATACGACGATTCAATTGAAGGTCGGCTCCTCCATCGGCAAAGTCAATGACGAGTATTACGACCTCGATGCGGCACCCCTTCAGAAAAACGACCGCATCCTCGTGCCGTTGCGTTTCATCGCCGAAGCGTTGTATCAGATGGTTCTCTGA
- a CDS encoding YheC/YheD family protein produces the protein MSQRPLGMTCIQAWPGTQEKLLSLPGEWHEHLKLHTQNRRDEITIRCGNRETVAEVVFTDEEDVQATDALRVELLLPKGKIAVKALDGVLHFGPFVGLYCAPSEHPGKPFGGLTSLFRDMMPLADELGVSLYVFTPGDARWKEGWVNASIYNRQTKQWQKVKRPLPDLVLPKILGTPPAWREEVLHDTKQFHHLVTHGTFNDATGNKWTVHQQLEKNPAVTRWLPETHRITQPGDVEAMLLRHGSVYIKPAFGTQGMMIYKLDLLKSEDPAQAKSTPSQTTARSVERPPAGNHVLVQHRSKSKSLHRRFHFASPALRTFLKKHFLAKRTFLVQQTLPLLTLRGGRPVDFRWLMQKDGTDTWRVTARVARVGAANRLTTNLHTGGAAVLAETLLQKNGWPDLKSRRRLLQDLDDAALAICQTLETNTGRIGELGLDFGISKLGEVYLIEVNPRPGRQMLLDTSPDLRRLSLLRNLEYAKSTTGYQP, from the coding sequence GTGTCCCAGAGACCACTTGGTATGACGTGCATTCAGGCGTGGCCCGGTACGCAGGAAAAACTCTTGAGCCTGCCGGGGGAGTGGCATGAACACTTGAAGTTGCATACACAAAACCGTCGCGATGAAATCACCATCCGCTGTGGAAACCGCGAAACGGTGGCGGAAGTGGTGTTCACCGACGAGGAGGACGTGCAAGCGACGGACGCTTTGCGGGTGGAGCTTTTGTTGCCCAAAGGCAAGATCGCGGTGAAAGCGCTCGACGGTGTCTTGCACTTCGGACCGTTTGTCGGGCTGTATTGTGCGCCGTCGGAGCATCCGGGGAAGCCGTTCGGGGGGCTTACGTCGCTGTTTCGCGACATGATGCCGCTCGCCGACGAGCTCGGCGTGTCGCTCTACGTGTTCACACCGGGCGATGCGCGTTGGAAGGAAGGGTGGGTGAACGCTTCCATCTACAACCGGCAGACGAAGCAGTGGCAAAAAGTCAAACGCCCGCTGCCCGACCTCGTGCTGCCGAAAATTCTCGGCACACCGCCCGCTTGGCGAGAAGAAGTCCTGCATGACACCAAGCAGTTCCACCATCTCGTCACGCACGGCACGTTCAACGATGCGACGGGCAACAAATGGACGGTGCATCAACAGCTTGAAAAAAACCCCGCCGTGACGCGTTGGCTCCCGGAGACGCATCGCATCACACAGCCGGGAGATGTGGAAGCGATGCTCTTGCGCCACGGCTCCGTCTACATCAAACCCGCTTTCGGCACGCAAGGGATGATGATCTACAAACTGGATCTGCTCAAAAGCGAAGATCCGGCGCAAGCGAAATCAACTCCTTCGCAAACGACTGCCCGTTCGGTCGAGCGGCCTCCCGCAGGCAATCACGTCCTCGTCCAACACCGCTCGAAATCCAAATCCCTGCACCGTCGCTTCCACTTCGCAAGCCCCGCCCTGCGCACGTTCCTCAAAAAACACTTCCTCGCCAAGCGCACGTTTCTCGTCCAGCAGACCCTGCCTCTGCTTACGTTGCGCGGAGGTCGCCCGGTCGACTTCCGGTGGCTGATGCAAAAAGACGGCACCGATACGTGGAGAGTCACGGCCCGCGTCGCCCGCGTCGGTGCGGCGAATCGCTTGACGACCAACTTGCACACCGGCGGCGCTGCGGTACTGGCAGAGACGCTTTTGCAAAAAAACGGCTGGCCGGACCTCAAGTCCCGCCGCCGTCTGCTCCAAGACCTCGACGACGCCGCCCTTGCGATCTGCCAAACGCTTGAAACAAACACCGGTCGCATCGGCGAACTCGGGCTCGATTTCGGCATTTCAAAGCTTGGGGAAGTCTATCTGATCGAAGTCAACCCCCGTCCCGGACGGCAGATGTTGCTCGACACATCGCCCGACCTGCGGCGATTGTCACTTCTCCGCAACCTTGAATATGCTAAGAGCACTACAGGGTATCAGCCCTGA
- a CDS encoding putative amidoligase domain-containing protein: MGYLLLHSGQPSAKRLLRRVVECTGVEDLNPVASHDVVIRFGNTNGDDNRAAWTLNPRQAILNTAPRKKMLRILKQNGVYTPSVNMEGGAELPSDVVLENGNRVKLIRYYRVPIFDLQPIGVYRADSKDVWLESRVSQTKDRFQEVPFDEDVYATRAVRLALRALHALGLDFGLVTLAITARDRTICLNVNPAPILHGRMLEQFEEAINAFITRDSSEQIDWERNGRYGRVLKMGTDLEFMLRSAQGRMVMASKFLPRSGRVGCDDRSLAQDGERFPLAEVRPDPATNPEELITNIRETLTDAQKLIRPRNIQWLAGSMPFKNFPLGGHIHFSDLPFSSRLVKVFDTYLGLPVMMIEANTTAAKRRPKYGFLGDVRFKSHGGFEYRTPGSWLVSPEIALAVSALAYVVAVHHRDLREDLFVSPRKQRQFYLADKRELNADFQRIWQQIESTSTYRRYQGALRIFPEMVRQGISWDEAVDIRRSWGLPVEKAPEPRAVVPVSKRNAKKRGRNS, translated from the coding sequence ATGGGGTACCTGCTGTTGCATTCGGGTCAACCGTCCGCCAAGCGTTTGCTGAGACGCGTGGTAGAGTGCACCGGCGTGGAAGACCTAAACCCGGTGGCCAGTCATGATGTTGTTATTCGCTTCGGGAACACAAACGGGGACGACAACCGGGCGGCTTGGACGCTGAACCCTCGCCAAGCGATTCTAAATACAGCGCCGCGCAAAAAAATGCTGCGGATCTTGAAGCAAAACGGCGTGTACACCCCTTCTGTCAATATGGAAGGGGGGGCGGAGTTGCCAAGCGACGTGGTCTTGGAGAACGGCAACCGCGTCAAGCTGATTCGGTACTACCGGGTGCCGATCTTCGACTTGCAGCCGATCGGTGTGTATCGGGCGGACAGCAAGGACGTATGGCTGGAATCGCGAGTGAGCCAGACCAAGGACCGTTTCCAAGAAGTGCCGTTCGATGAGGACGTGTACGCCACGCGCGCGGTGCGGCTTGCCCTTCGTGCCTTGCACGCCCTCGGACTGGACTTCGGCCTCGTGACGCTCGCCATCACGGCGCGCGATCGCACGATCTGTTTGAACGTCAACCCGGCTCCGATCTTGCACGGACGCATGCTGGAGCAATTCGAGGAAGCCATCAACGCCTTCATCACACGTGACAGCTCCGAACAGATCGACTGGGAGCGCAACGGCCGCTACGGCCGCGTGTTGAAGATGGGCACCGACCTCGAATTCATGTTGCGTTCGGCACAGGGTCGGATGGTGATGGCTTCGAAGTTTCTGCCGCGCAGCGGCCGGGTTGGCTGTGATGATCGCAGCCTCGCCCAAGACGGCGAACGTTTCCCGCTTGCAGAAGTGCGACCCGATCCGGCAACCAACCCCGAAGAGTTGATCACCAACATTCGGGAGACGCTGACCGACGCCCAGAAACTGATCCGCCCGCGCAACATCCAATGGCTGGCCGGCTCTATGCCGTTTAAAAACTTCCCGCTTGGCGGGCATATCCACTTTTCCGACCTGCCGTTCTCCTCCAGGTTGGTCAAAGTGTTCGATACCTACCTCGGGCTGCCCGTGATGATGATTGAAGCGAACACGACCGCCGCCAAACGCAGACCGAAGTACGGCTTCCTCGGCGACGTGCGCTTCAAGTCCCACGGAGGCTTTGAATACCGGACGCCGGGCTCTTGGCTGGTTTCGCCGGAGATTGCGCTTGCCGTCAGCGCGTTGGCGTACGTCGTCGCGGTTCATCACCGCGATTTGCGAGAGGACCTGTTCGTCTCGCCGCGCAAACAACGGCAGTTCTACCTCGCCGACAAGCGCGAATTGAATGCCGACTTCCAACGCATCTGGCAGCAGATTGAGTCAACCTCCACGTATCGTCGTTATCAAGGCGCGCTGCGCATCTTCCCGGAGATGGTCCGCCAAGGCATCTCGTGGGATGAAGCGGTCGACATCCGCCGAAGTTGGGGACTGCCCGTAGAAAAAGCGCCCGAGCCGCGCGCGGTCGTGCCCGTTTCAAAACGCAACGCGAAAAAGAGGGGGAGGAACTCGTGA
- a CDS encoding YheC/YheD family protein: MSEQNRWIGILSVRRPGSKSFRGNHENFHDICEMGRRLGLNVAVYLAEGMLGSEERIEAYLQRRVAGKRVWKKTTLPYPSVVYNRVPDRKAEVLPAVQRAKKKLAERGIPMFNHSFFDKRQLSEWLAGAKETAGYLPETEEITDAAQLDSWFGRSPLLYVKPVDGKAGDGILQVQRLRNGTGGWQVVAQQNGRRTRTLYATQSEAAHAVWNRVRGRAFLIQQGIDLATCRRRKFDLRMLVQKNQHGTWKVTGVGARVADADGITTHVPNGGEIAPARTTLQTAFGNERGDEILSKARETAVVFARTLEQCVRREGGLLGEISLDVGVDTSGNLWFFEANAKPMKFDEPRIRAMSLMRLLRYCEHLCRTRKKAPGV, encoded by the coding sequence ATGAGCGAGCAGAATCGATGGATCGGCATCTTGAGCGTGCGTCGTCCGGGGTCGAAATCATTTCGGGGCAATCACGAAAACTTCCACGACATCTGTGAGATGGGACGGCGGCTGGGATTGAACGTCGCCGTCTATCTTGCAGAAGGGATGCTGGGTTCGGAGGAACGCATCGAAGCCTATCTCCAACGCCGTGTGGCGGGCAAACGCGTTTGGAAAAAGACGACCCTCCCGTACCCGTCGGTCGTCTACAACCGCGTGCCCGATCGCAAAGCGGAAGTCCTCCCCGCTGTGCAACGCGCCAAAAAAAAGCTGGCGGAGCGCGGCATCCCGATGTTCAACCACAGCTTTTTTGACAAGCGGCAGTTGTCGGAGTGGCTGGCGGGAGCAAAGGAGACGGCGGGGTATCTGCCGGAGACGGAGGAGATTACCGACGCAGCTCAACTGGACTCCTGGTTCGGACGAAGTCCGTTGCTCTATGTGAAACCTGTGGACGGCAAAGCAGGGGACGGTATTTTGCAAGTGCAACGTCTGCGAAACGGCACAGGCGGCTGGCAGGTGGTCGCTCAGCAAAACGGGCGGCGCACGCGAACGCTCTATGCGACGCAGAGCGAAGCGGCACATGCGGTGTGGAACCGCGTGCGAGGTCGCGCGTTCCTGATTCAGCAGGGCATCGACTTGGCAACGTGTCGGCGGCGCAAGTTCGATTTGCGCATGCTGGTGCAGAAAAACCAACACGGGACGTGGAAAGTCACCGGAGTCGGCGCACGAGTCGCCGATGCGGACGGCATCACGACGCATGTGCCAAACGGCGGCGAAATCGCGCCGGCCCGCACGACGTTGCAGACGGCGTTTGGCAACGAGCGGGGCGACGAGATTCTCTCGAAAGCCCGCGAGACGGCCGTTGTGTTTGCACGGACGTTGGAGCAATGCGTCCGTCGCGAGGGCGGGTTGCTGGGCGAGATCTCGTTGGATGTCGGCGTCGATACCTCCGGAAACTTGTGGTTCTTCGAAGCGAACGCCAAACCGATGAAGTTCGACGAGCCGCGCATCCGGGCGATGTCGCTGATGCGATTGCTTCGCTACTGTGAACACCTCTGCCGCACACGTAAAAAAGCCCCTGGCGTCTGA
- a CDS encoding YheC/YheD family protein has protein sequence MANPTRIRIDTVSSLQGGVLLLPKLAMKSLQLANGSMCRVAYGGRETRVQVRELPAKAEQGRAQLAEDVRRELLMPDSARVDLLQSTGGLRFGYVLGIIAQLKTESETLVGQQVPVFKHLLNAAEEEGMTGYVFSPLDIEWEQDFVTGYAWDSSHRVWRRRRMPMPDVVYDQIVSRVFQKRDDVAEQRERLLKMVRPRGFNPDFFDKSQVHTWLSGAPRTKNLVPDAITFKTSTQASQFLYRHSDVYMKPIHGSLGIGILRLKRRPEGQVQYQMKKKGGALVQGTAGSISEFLKKFAPRLRKGPYLIQETLRLKTWQGRPFDIRLLLQKDGTGKWNRTKTFCRIAQDGDITSNLSTGGDALAVKAVLKDILPGDKAVNRVMRELSQIAEDVPAVLEATVEGTLGELGLDLGLDENGKIWVIEINSKPWKKPNIEDGEWRELSLLAFARPVQFAKYLCQTTRDR, from the coding sequence ATGGCGAACCCCACCCGCATTCGCATCGACACCGTTTCCTCGTTGCAGGGCGGGGTGTTGTTGTTACCGAAATTGGCGATGAAAAGTCTGCAACTGGCCAATGGCAGCATGTGCCGAGTCGCGTACGGCGGGAGGGAAACGCGGGTACAGGTGCGCGAACTTCCGGCCAAGGCTGAACAAGGCCGCGCCCAGCTCGCAGAGGACGTGCGGCGTGAGTTGTTGATGCCGGACAGCGCTCGCGTAGATCTCTTGCAAAGCACCGGTGGGCTGCGCTTCGGATATGTGCTGGGCATCATCGCCCAACTCAAAACGGAGAGCGAGACGCTCGTCGGCCAGCAGGTGCCGGTGTTCAAACATCTCTTGAACGCAGCAGAGGAAGAGGGGATGACCGGCTACGTGTTCTCTCCGCTCGACATCGAGTGGGAGCAGGACTTCGTCACCGGCTATGCTTGGGACAGCAGCCATCGCGTATGGCGAAGACGCCGGATGCCGATGCCCGATGTCGTGTACGACCAGATCGTCTCGCGGGTTTTTCAGAAGCGCGACGACGTCGCCGAGCAACGGGAGCGCTTGTTGAAGATGGTACGTCCGCGGGGATTCAACCCGGACTTTTTTGACAAATCACAAGTTCATACGTGGTTGTCGGGCGCCCCGCGCACCAAAAACTTGGTGCCGGACGCGATCACGTTTAAAACCAGTACGCAAGCCAGCCAATTTCTCTACCGACATTCCGATGTCTATATGAAGCCGATCCACGGCTCTCTCGGCATTGGCATCTTGCGGTTGAAACGCCGACCGGAAGGCCAGGTGCAGTACCAGATGAAGAAAAAAGGCGGCGCCCTCGTGCAAGGCACGGCCGGGTCGATCTCCGAATTCTTGAAAAAGTTCGCACCGCGCCTGCGCAAAGGCCCGTATCTCATCCAAGAAACGCTGCGGCTGAAAACCTGGCAAGGAAGGCCGTTCGACATCCGCCTGCTCCTGCAAAAGGACGGCACGGGCAAGTGGAATCGCACCAAGACGTTCTGCCGCATCGCCCAAGACGGTGATATCACAAGCAACCTCTCCACGGGCGGGGACGCACTTGCAGTCAAAGCGGTGCTCAAAGACATCTTGCCCGGTGACAAGGCGGTCAACCGCGTGATGCGAGAGCTGAGTCAGATCGCCGAAGACGTGCCCGCCGTGCTGGAAGCGACGGTGGAGGGCACGCTCGGCGAGTTGGGGCTCGACCTCGGACTCGATGAGAACGGCAAGATCTGGGTCATTGAAATCAACTCCAAACCGTGGAAGAAACCGAACATCGAAGACGGCGAATGGCGCGAGTTGTCATTGCTCGCGTTTGCGCGGCCCGTACAGTTCGCGAAATATCTGTGCCAAACGACCCGCGACCGCTAA